The following proteins are encoded in a genomic region of Triticum dicoccoides isolate Atlit2015 ecotype Zavitan chromosome 1B, WEW_v2.0, whole genome shotgun sequence:
- the LOC119314487 gene encoding uncharacterized protein LOC119314487, translated as MGFTKEFEVQDHGNTNLQVIHTNELHKAATIIEQYERHLEFERHKIVGVDVEYTNDVGQEQKPALVQLSIGKDHLVLLFQLSAADKNCTRFDNFLADPRYTFAGFSIDSDIEMLGHVGLEIAHFVNIPKEWRVPTATKPLDSLGDVSGILVHDYYKDMKKKITNAEHQRWARMPLTMRHIEYAAKDAYTAYEIWSRLTTIQEGLRRAKLEKEQYRKRARSWGDYDY; from the coding sequence ATGGGATTCACCAAGGAATTCGAGGTGCAGGACCATGGCAACACCAATTTGCAAGTGATCCACACCAACGAGTTGCACAAGGCGGCCACCATCATCGAGCAGTACGAGCGACACCTCGAATTCGAGCGCCACAAGATCGTtggagttgatgtggagtacaccaaCGACGTTGGCCAAGAGCAGAAACCagccctcgtccaactctccatcggCAAAGATCATCTGGTGCTGCTCTTTCAACTGAGTGCCGCCGACAAGAACTGCACCAggttcgacaacttcctcgccgaccccaggtacacaTTTGCTGGCTTCTCCATTGACAGCGACATAGAGATGCTCGGCCACGTCGGACTGGAGATCGCCCACTTCGTCAACATCCCGAAGGAATGGAGGGTGCCTACAGCTACCAAGCCCCTGGACTCGCTTGGTGATGTCTCAGGCATCCTTGTCCACGACTACTACAaggacatgaagaagaagatcaccaacGCAGAGCACCAGCGCTGGGCGCGCATGCCCCTGACCATGAGGCACATCGAGTATGCGGCAAAAGATGCTTACACTGCGTACGAGATATGGAGCCGCCTCACCACTATCCAGGAAGGGCTCCGCCGGGCAAAACTCGAGAAGGAGCAGTATAGGAAGCGCGCAAGGTCCTGGGGCGACTACGACTACTGA